The Brassica oleracea var. oleracea cultivar TO1000 chromosome C6, BOL, whole genome shotgun sequence genome includes a region encoding these proteins:
- the LOC106300490 gene encoding LOW QUALITY PROTEIN: serine/threonine-protein kinase SRK2C-like (The sequence of the model RefSeq protein was modified relative to this genomic sequence to represent the inferred CDS: substituted 2 bases at 2 genomic stop codons) has protein sequence MERYDIVKDIGSGNFGVAKLFRDKFSKELFAVKFIERGQKVFLSFYSRPTLXYVSXFMNHRSLNHPNIIRFKEVLLTATHLAIVMEYTAGGELFERICSSGRFSEDEARFFFQQLISGVSYCHSLQICHRDLKLENTLLDGSAAPRVKICDFGYSKSGVLHSQPKTTVGTPAYIAPEVLSTREYDGKVADVWSCGVTLYVMLVGAYPFEDPSDPKDFRKTIGRILRAHYSVPDYVSDECKHLLSRIFIANPEKRITMEEIKSHYWFLKNLPVEMSERSLRMNDQPSQTEEEIVWIIHEARKPITGGSGLSGAGGSGGSSGGAVGSSMDLDDLDIDYDDIDTGDFVL, from the exons ATGGAGAGGTATGATATAGTGAAGGATATAGGGTCTGGTAACTTCGGAGTAGCGAAGCTGTTCCGTGACAAGTTTTCAAAAGAGCTTTTCGCTGTTAAGTTCATTGAGAGAGGTCAAAAGGTCTTTCTCTCCTTTTACTCTCGTCCCACACTCTAATATGTGAGCTAGTTCATGAACCATAGGTCACTCAACCATCCCAATATAATAAGATTCAAGGAG GTATTATTGACGGCAACACATTTGGCTATAGTAATGGAATACACCGCCGGAGGAGAACTCTTTGAAAGAATCTGCAGCTCCGGAAGATTCAGTGAAGACGAG GCAAGGTTTTTCTTTCAGCAACTGATCTCAGGAGTTAGTTACTGTCATAGTCTT CAAATTTGCCATAGAGATCTAAAGCTAGAGAACACACTCTTGGATGGAAGTGCAGCGCCACGTGTAAAGATATGTGATTTTGGATACTCAAAATCAGGAGTTCTTCACTCGCAACCAAAGACAACGGTCGGAACACCTGCTTACATTGCACCTGAAGTGCTTTCCACAAGAGAGTATGACGGCAAAGTCGCTGATGTTTGGTCTTGTGGAGTCACGTTGTATGTAATGCTCGTTGGTGCTTACCCTTTTGAAGATCCTTCGGACCCTAAAGACTTCCGTAAAACCATTGGTCGGATTCTGAGGGCTCACTACTCTGTTCCTGACTACGTTTCAGATGAATGCAAACATCTTCTCTCTCGGATATTCATCGCTAACCCTGAGAAG AGGATAACAATGGAGGAGATCAAGAGTCATTATTGGTTTCTCAAGAACTTGCCGGTGGAGATGTCCGAAAGATCATTGAGGATGAACGATCAGCCGTCTCAGACAGAGGAAGAGATAGTGTGGATCATCCATGAAGCTCGGAAACCGATCACTGGAGGTTCTGGACTGTCCGGTGCTGGTGGCTCAGGTGGAAGCAGTGGTGGTGCAGTTGGAAGTAGTATGGATCTTGATGACTTAGATATTGATTATGACGATATCGACACTGGTGATTTCGTTTTATGA